TGCATGCTTAGCTTCGTCCTCTGGATTCTTCAGAGTCAAAGCAATGATGCTCGCTACTTCTTTCATTGCCTCTTCATCGAACCCACGACTAGTGACCGCTGGCGTACCCATACGCACACCGCTTGTTACAAACGGGCTAGCTGGATCAAATGGAATTGTATTTTTATTTGTCGTAATACCTACTTCATCAAGAAGATGCTCGGCTACTTTACCTGTAAGCTCTAGATTTCGTACGTCTACTAATACAAGATGATTATCCGTACCATCAGACACCAGCTGTAAACCTTCTGCCTGTAATGCCGCAGCAAAAGCACGAGCATTGTTTACAACACGTTGAGAGTATTCTTTGAATTCAGGTTGCAGTGCTTCACCGAATGATACGGCTTTCGCTGCAATGATATGCATCAATGGACCGCCCTGTACCCCTGGGAATACAGATTTGTCGATTGCTTTGGCAAACTCCTCTTTGCAAAGAATCAAACCACCGCGTGGACCGCGCAATGTTTTATGGGTAGTAGATGTAACAAAATGAGCATGAGGCACTGGATTTTGATGTAAGCCTGCTGCAACAAGACCAGCGATATGCGCCATATCAACCATGAGGTATGCTCCAACTTCATCAGCAATTTCACGGAATTTAGCAAAATCAATCTCACGCGGATATGCACTTGCACCAGCTACGATCATTTTTGGTTTATGTTCTAATGCCTTTGCTCGAACGATCTCATAGTTAATGAGATGTGTCTTTTCATCTACACCATATTCAACAAAGTTATAGAGAGCGCCTGAGAAGTTAACGCTGCTACCATGTGTTAAATGTCCACCATGGGACAAGTTCATGCCCAAGACAGTATCTCCTGGTTGTAAAATGGTAAAATAAACAGCCATGTTAGCTTGAGCGCCAGAATGCGGCTGTACGTTGGCATGTTCTGCACCGAAAATTTCCTTTACTCGATCACGTGCGATGTTTTCTGCAATATCAACATATTCACACCCGCCATAATAACGGCGACCTGGGTAACCTTCTGCATACTTGTTAGTAAGTACAGTCCCCATCGCCTCCATCACGGCACGACTCACAAAGTTTTCTGATGCAATTAGCTCAATCTTGTCACGCTGGCGACCTAATTCCAAACGAATAGCTTCTGTAATTTGTGGATCTTTTTCTTTTAAAATATCGAACATAATTTTATCCCTCCCTGGTTATCTACACTTCTATTTCAATTCACCATTGAATGTCAACCCAAGTTGTTTTTCTCTAGGTACAAGTCAATTGATCAATACGTTCATAAACCGCTCGTGCTCCACCAATCATCTTTGGTCGTGTATAGGCTGCTGTTAGATGAGCCTCCCCTACTTGTTTGCGACTAAGTCTAACCGGAACTACCACATGTTTAAGATGCATACCAATGAAGGTATCGCCAATATCAAGGCCAGCATCTGCTTTGATATGTTCTACAACAGCTGGCATCTTCATTTGCTGATAGGCATAGGCTGCCATAGAACCTCCTGCGCGTGGTACTGGAATAACACTTACTTCTTCAAGTCCATATTGGCTTATAGTAGAACGTTCTACAACAAGTGCACGATTCAAATGCTCACAACATTGAAAAGCAAGCTGAAAGCCTACTTCCTGCTGAGCTTCTGCAATCCCCATCCAGATAGCACTAGCCACTTGCTCGCTACCGGATTTACCAATATGCTGACCAATCACTTCGCTCGTACTGCAACCGATCACCAGAAGCTGGTCAGCTTGCAGCTTTGCTACTTTGACTAATTCCAGCACACAATCCTTGATCTCTTGCCGAAGACGAGCAATTTCCACCTTACTTCACTCCCGAATATTTAGCCTCAATATCCATCACTTTCTTAACGCGATTCTCATGGCGGCCACCTTCAAAATCAGTTCCCAGCCAAATTTTCACAATATCAAGAGCTAGGCCAGGTCCAATGACTCGCTCTCCCATAGCTAGCATATTCGTATCATTATGCTCGCGAGTTGCTTTTGCAGAGAACGTATCATGAACTAATGCACAACGAATTCCACGTACCTTATTAGCCGCAATGGACATACCAATACCTGTCCCACATACTAAAATACCTCTGTCAAACTCTCCAGAAGCTACTTTTTCCGCAACAGGTAAGGCATAGTCTGGGTAATCAACAGAGGTCTCACAATTACAACCAAAATCTTCGAACGTAATCTGCATTGATGTTAAAAGCTTTTTGATCTCTTCTTTTAGATGTAATCCGCCATGATCGGCTGCTAATGCTACTTTCATTGTGCAATCCCTCACTTTTGTCGTCATATGATGTATTATACATGATTATCCTAACGAAATACAGTATAGAAACAACCAAAAGCTCGTTTTACCAACAAAACACAAACATTAATTATAAATAAAAGATAATCGTTCGGATTTTAAATAAATAAGGTCCTGGGAACGTTCCAGCACCTTTTTAACTCATTCCATATCCTGACGATACTCTTTATTCTTCTCATTTACATTCTTCTGTAGTTTTTCTCGTACAGCCTGTAAATCCTCTTCTAATTCCTTCGCTGTAGCACGATACATCTCTAAGGTTCCACCGTAAGGATCTGTTATATCGCCTTGTTGACCATACGCATACTCTTTTAGTGAGTATACCTTTTCTGTTGCTTCAGGAAAATGACTCAAAATCGCTATTTTATGTCCTTGCGTCATTGTAATGATTAGGTCAGCCTGATTTATTTGGTCATTCGTAATCTGTTTAGAAAAATGCTCATGTGCTAGTCCTTTTTCCTCTAACACCTGTTGGGCATGCAAGGAAGCAGGGTGTCCCTCAAATACAGCAACTCCTGCTGAGGCAATTTCCATTTGTAAATCCTTTACTTGTTCACGGAAAAGAACTTCTGCCATAGGACTCCTGCAAGTATTGCCCGTACAGACAAATAAAATTCGCATGTTATGGTGCCCCCTTTTTTGATCACACGATTTACAAAATAAATTTTAAACCAAAAATCAGCAGTATGACACCGCCAATAATTTCACTATATTCACCCAGCCAGCCTCCGACGCTTCTTCCTAGCAGCAGACCAGCACAAGCCATCATACCTCCAATGATACCAAACAAGCTAACTGCCAGCCATTTGTTTACTGCCATTAAACCAAGCGAAAAGCCTACTGATAAGGCATCCAGACTGACACTAAAGGCAAACAGAATCAGTCCAAGCCCTGATGTTTTAATTATACTCCCCTCATTTTCTCCAAAAAAGACGCTCCATAACATATGTACGCCAAGGAGAATCAAGATACCGCCCCCAATGAAAATAGCGATATCTCCTACTATATCAGAGAGATAGGTACCGATCGCAATACCTAACAGAGGCATTGCAACATGAAAACATCCAATCATAATGCTGATGTTCACAATTTTACGCAATCGAAGACCCACCATACCAAGCCCAATACTCAGTGAGAACGCATCCATTCCCAACGCGATCGCAATTAGCAGTAATGTTAGAAATTGTCCCCAAAGAAATACTGTAGCTTCCACACTCTCCCCCCCTGTCTTTTTCACCTTATGCGGACAGGGGGATAAAAATTCTTTTTCTCTACAGGTTGTACCTCTAGATGTTTAAGCCTTTATAATTCGATGGGAAGCTGCTTTTTCTAAACGATTCATCACAGCTAGCCCCAGACCCTCACGTGGATATGTTTCCGCCAAAATAAACTGAATCTGTTCCTCATCAAATCGACGTAGGTCTGCATACAGCTCCTGAGCTACTTCCTCCAATGATGCCAACGAACCACATTGAAGTGTTAAGTCCACGAGAGCATGATTGTCCCAGCCATCCAGATGTTCTCTGGGTACCATAACTCCTGTTGTTAATCCTTGTTCTTTCGCTTCTATTAAAAGCTCCAGCATTTTCGCTCTCACTTTGTCCTCTTGACCTGACACTAACCATAAATCTCCTTTTGGAGCATAATGCTTATATTTCATTCCGGGCGAAATTGGTTGTTCCTTTTCTTCTGTTAGGAATGCCGGATCAATTTCTACCTCTCCGATTACACGCCGAATCTGCTCTACTGTAATACCACCTGGACGATGAATCATCGGAGGTTCCACTGTCATGTCTATTGTCGTAGATTCCACGCCTACACCTGTACTCCCTCCGTCCACAATCCCTGTAATTCTTCCCTCTAAATCCTCCAGGACATGCTGAGCTGTAGTAGGACTGGGACGACCAGAACGGTTTGCGCTTGGTGCTGCTATTGGAACATGCGCCTGTTTAATTAATTCTAGAGCAACAGGGTGATCTGGCATGCGTACTCCAACTGTAGATAATCCTGCCGTTACTTTGGAGGCAATTCCTGCTCTCTTGGGTAAAAACATAGTAAGTGGACCTGGCCAAAATGCCTCCATCAGCTGTCTTGCTTTCACAGGGATGTCAGTGGCCACAGCGTCTAGTTGTGATTTTTCACCAATATGGACGATCAGTGGATTATCACTCGGCCTACCCTTAGCAACGAAGATTTTTTCCACAGCCTCATCAGATAAAGCGTTCGCTCCTAACCCATAAACCGTTTCGGTAGGAAACGCAACAAGCTCTCCTGATTCGACAAGTTTTGCTGCATCCACAAGATGTGCACAACTTTTTTGGTCTTCCACATTCTTATCCACAACCCAAACCTTTGTCAGTATATTCTGTTCCATCCGATAAACCCTTTCTTTTTCGTTATTCGTGCTCGCTTTGCTTCCATAGTATATGTTTTTCCAAAAAAGTTTTCAACAGGCTGTGGGTAACCTGTGGATAAAACTATTGATTTTTGTGACTTTTCTATTAAAAAAAGCCTATCCAAATGGGACAGGCTGGAGGGGGAGCAATATTATTTCCCAGCTTAAAACCAGGAGCGAAGTTTGTCCCATATAAAGGAGCGTACTTCCACTTTAGAAGCTTGGTCATTAGGTACAATAGCTGCTGTATCAATATTCTCTGCCATCTCTTCCCGTACAATACCTGTTTCTTTTTCGTTATAATTATCAGAATTTTCTCTGTTTAATTGCGGTTGCAAATCTCTATTTCCCATAGTACTTTGTGCAGATTCTACCACTTGTATCTCTTCCTCCACAGTACCCGACAAGTTATCCACAGCGTCATCCCTTTTGGCAATCCCGTCCCCATTAGACAAATCAATAAAACATAATGGGGGAAATAATACACACCACCAATTTTGTCCTTCTGCTTTACCAATGCGTACACGCAGGGCTTCATAATCACCCGCTGGATAAATGTATGAACCGTATTGCTTGGTAGGAAATTCAACTCGTCCGAAATATACCTCTGCCGGATAGGAATAGCCTCGTTCAGCGATTGTTTTATCCACAATTTTTTTTATTTCATTCATATGATCAGCTACAAGTAGACGAGCTTGGTCATAACTATGAATCTCTTTTATCCATTTGTTCATTTCTGCAATAATCGCATCACGCACTTCACGTTTCAGCCATTGATCCTCCATGGAATCACTGTTTGCTAAAATACGCAGGCGAATAGATTCTTGTGGAATCGGACCATTGCTATGTATATTTGCCGATGCTATTTGCCCTTCCCAACTCATTAACGCGACCGCTAAACCAAATAAGACAAAAAAGAACCGTTTCATCATAACCAACTCTCCCCTCATATACTGTCTCTCTAGCAAACAGTATGGGCAAAAAGAGCTCGTGATAAACCCGGTTCTTTATACTATTTTTAATTGTGTAGTCGATAGCCAACAATAATCCGATCTATTCCCGCCAAATCAGGATAAATGAATACTTCATCAATGGCGCCTGATTCCTTCATAAGTTGAGCTACTGCCTCTGCCTGATAGATTCCTACTTCAAAAGCCACCAGTGCAGTCGGTGCCAACAATCGTGGTAATGCTTCACAAATTCTACGATAGAAAATATAGCCGTCTGTTCCTCCATCAAGAGCTAAACGTGGTTCATAGCCAAGAACTTCCTTGTCCAATTCGTCCACATCAGTACTTGGAATATAGGGTGGGTTAGACACTAAGATGTCTACACGCTCGCCCGTGTCGAGGATTGGCTCAACTAAATCACCTTGTATAAAACGAACTCTTTCTGCTACATCTAATCGCTCAGCATTTTTCTTGGCAATCGCTATAGCGTCCAAAGAAATATCTACAGTCGCTAGTTGCCAATTCGGTTTTTCCGCTGCCAGCGTTAGCGTGATTGCCCCACTGCCCGTTCCAAAATCCACAACAGATAAAGGCTGCTCTGGACTCCAAAATCGTTGGGAATGCAAGAGGACCTGTTCAATTAATAACTCTGTTTCTGGACGTGGAATCAGTACACCTGGTGCTACAATAAAATCACGCCCATAAAAGTTTTGTTCACCCAAGATGTACTGAATAGGTTCATGAGCAGCTCTTCGTTCAAGTAACACTCGAATAGAAGCTATCTCATCAGCATTAATCGGGTCAGGCATAGATGCTAAGAAACTCGCCCGATTCATTCTGAGTACATGACGAATAATTAATTCAGCTTCAAACCGTGGATCTTTCGTACCGGCTTCTCCTAAAAAGGAAGAAGCCCAGAGCAGGGCTTCTCTCACATTATTCATTGAATTCATCTTATGCGCTGGCATCGTTTTTCATTAGCTCCGTTTGCTCGTGCATAATGAGATTATCAATGATTTCATCCATATCTCCATCTAGAATATTTTCCAGACGATGTAGCGTTAA
This is a stretch of genomic DNA from Brevibacillus laterosporus DSM 25. It encodes these proteins:
- a CDS encoding TIGR01440 family protein; amino-acid sequence: MEIARLRQEIKDCVLELVKVAKLQADQLLVIGCSTSEVIGQHIGKSGSEQVASAIWMGIAEAQQEVGFQLAFQCCEHLNRALVVERSTISQYGLEEVSVIPVPRAGGSMAAYAYQQMKMPAVVEHIKADAGLDIGDTFIGMHLKHVVVPVRLSRKQVGEAHLTAAYTRPKMIGGARAVYERIDQLTCT
- a CDS encoding manganese efflux pump MntP family protein, giving the protein MEATVFLWGQFLTLLLIAIALGMDAFSLSIGLGMVGLRLRKIVNISIMIGCFHVAMPLLGIAIGTYLSDIVGDIAIFIGGGILILLGVHMLWSVFFGENEGSIIKTSGLGLILFAFSVSLDALSVGFSLGLMAVNKWLAVSLFGIIGGMMACAGLLLGRSVGGWLGEYSEIIGGVILLIFGLKFIL
- the glyA gene encoding serine hydroxymethyltransferase — protein: MFDILKEKDPQITEAIRLELGRQRDKIELIASENFVSRAVMEAMGTVLTNKYAEGYPGRRYYGGCEYVDIAENIARDRVKEIFGAEHANVQPHSGAQANMAVYFTILQPGDTVLGMNLSHGGHLTHGSSVNFSGALYNFVEYGVDEKTHLINYEIVRAKALEHKPKMIVAGASAYPREIDFAKFREIADEVGAYLMVDMAHIAGLVAAGLHQNPVPHAHFVTSTTHKTLRGPRGGLILCKEEFAKAIDKSVFPGVQGGPLMHIIAAKAVSFGEALQPEFKEYSQRVVNNARAFAAALQAEGLQLVSDGTDNHLVLVDVRNLELTGKVAEHLLDEVGITTNKNTIPFDPASPFVTSGVRMGTPAVTSRGFDEEAMKEVASIIALTLKNPEDEAKHAEARERVAALSKKFPLYEGLSI
- a CDS encoding low molecular weight protein arginine phosphatase; translated protein: MRILFVCTGNTCRSPMAEVLFREQVKDLQMEIASAGVAVFEGHPASLHAQQVLEEKGLAHEHFSKQITNDQINQADLIITMTQGHKIAILSHFPEATEKVYSLKEYAYGQQGDITDPYGGTLEMYRATAKELEEDLQAVREKLQKNVNEKNKEYRQDME
- the rpiB gene encoding ribose 5-phosphate isomerase B, producing MKVALAADHGGLHLKEEIKKLLTSMQITFEDFGCNCETSVDYPDYALPVAEKVASGEFDRGILVCGTGIGMSIAANKVRGIRCALVHDTFSAKATREHNDTNMLAMGERVIGPGLALDIVKIWLGTDFEGGRHENRVKKVMDIEAKYSGVK
- the spoIIR gene encoding stage II sporulation protein R translates to MMKRFFFVLFGLAVALMSWEGQIASANIHSNGPIPQESIRLRILANSDSMEDQWLKREVRDAIIAEMNKWIKEIHSYDQARLLVADHMNEIKKIVDKTIAERGYSYPAEVYFGRVEFPTKQYGSYIYPAGDYEALRVRIGKAEGQNWWCVLFPPLCFIDLSNGDGIAKRDDAVDNLSGTVEEEIQVVESAQSTMGNRDLQPQLNRENSDNYNEKETGIVREEMAENIDTAAIVPNDQASKVEVRSFIWDKLRSWF
- the prmC gene encoding peptide chain release factor N(5)-glutamine methyltransferase produces the protein MPAHKMNSMNNVREALLWASSFLGEAGTKDPRFEAELIIRHVLRMNRASFLASMPDPINADEIASIRVLLERRAAHEPIQYILGEQNFYGRDFIVAPGVLIPRPETELLIEQVLLHSQRFWSPEQPLSVVDFGTGSGAITLTLAAEKPNWQLATVDISLDAIAIAKKNAERLDVAERVRFIQGDLVEPILDTGERVDILVSNPPYIPSTDVDELDKEVLGYEPRLALDGGTDGYIFYRRICEALPRLLAPTALVAFEVGIYQAEAVAQLMKESGAIDEVFIYPDLAGIDRIIVGYRLHN